The window aggaactttcaaaaatcaggtgattcaatatgaggtccaaaaattacttaaaattgggtttatccgcgaggtaaagtatcctaattggttagccaatattgttgTGGTACCGAAAAAGAATGGTAAATgtcgagtttgtgtagattacacataccttaacaaagcttgtcctaaagattcttttccattaccacatatagatcaactaattgatgttACTGCAGGTCATGAGttgttaagctttttagatgcgTATTCAGGATACAACCAGATCAAGATGGATCTTATAGATGAAGAAAAAGCTTCACTTGTAATAGACAgagggacttactgttataaaataatgccttttggtctcaaaaatgctggtgcaacatatcaaagactagtgaccaaaatgtttcaagaacatttggGAAAAACTATAGAGGTCTATATAGACAATATGCTCGTTAAAACTCAACATTCAGGGGATCATATATCACACTTGTCTGATACGTTTTAGGTCTTGCGAAAATTCAATATGAAATTAAATactgagaaatgtgcattcggtgttgcatcaagtaagtttttggattttcttatttctaaccgtggtattgaagtaaatcccgCACAGATTAAAGCCATTGAAGAAATCCCTGACATGCTTATAAGTaaaaaagaagtgcagaggttgacaggaagaattgcagccttggggagatttatttccaaatcatcagaaaagtgctttaaattcttttcaactcttaaaaagcaagatcaattcgaatggactgaggaatgtcaacaggcactcaaaaatttgaagacataCCTATCAAATCCGCCGTTGCTCGCAAAACCCAAGGTTGGGGAAAGATTGCTCATCTATCTTGCCGTCtccgaagtagcggtaagtgttgtGTTAGTTTGtgaagaccaaggtaaacaatctatAATTTATTATGTCAGCAAATCATTATTAGATGCGGAGATGTGGTATCCTCAATTGGAAAAGCTTGCACTTGCactaatcatggcatctagaaaactaaggccttattttcaatgtcaccttATTGCTGTAGTAACTGTTTATCCATTAGTAATATATTACACAAGCATGAGTTGTCAGGTAGGTTAGCCAAATGgtctatagaattaagtgaatgtGACATCACATACCAGCCTAGAAACGCAATAAAATCTCAGGTATTAGCAGATTTTGTAGCTGATTTTAGCCAAGGaatgcaattagaagcagaaaaagaattacaggtgttCAACGGATCTAATCCAggaatttggaccttatttactgatggttcatctaatgtgAAGGGAGCAGACTTAGGAATTATTTTGGTACCACCTACtggtgaaaccattcgacaagccattaaatgtcattctataactaacaataaagTAGAGTATGAAgatgtgattgcaggtttagaactggcacgggAACTCGGCATTAATCAGATTGTAATCAAAAGCGATTCGCAGCTCATAGTTAACCAAGTGTTGGGGACTTATACTGCCAGGGAAGCACGAATGTAACAGTATTTAGAGAAGGTACGGGATTTGATTAGGCAATTTCAAACCTGGAAGGTCATGCAGATACCAAGAGATGAAAATGTTGAGGCAGATGCCCTAgccaatctcgcatctgcggcaaaCGTGGCAAGCAATGAAAATGCTTCCGTAATTCAGTTGTTTCATTCAGTCTTCGATCCagacaaaaatgaggtaaattttaataaattaatctgggattggaggaacgagattgttgcttttttgcagtatggtaccaTCCCTGAAGACAAGAAAAAAGCTCACGTGCTTCGAAAAAAGGTTGCTCGATATTgtttaaagcaaggcaatctttatcgaaaaatgttcggtggtcccttagcaagatgcgTCGGGCCTTCTCAGACAgaatatgtaatgagagaaatacacgaggggcattgtgggaatcacgctgAAGGAAGATCACTAGTAAGAACCatgattagggcaggttatttttggcctaaaattgaagaaaaagtggaaaatttcgtggctaaatgtgataaatgacAAAGGTACGGTAATAACATGCATAGACCTGCGGAGTtgttacatccggtcattgcaccgtagccttttatgaaatgggggatggatatcgtgggtccgctaccacaagcaaaaggacaggtaaaattcTTGCTTGTACTCACTGACtactttactaaatgggtagaagcgggagcatttaaacaggtatgagaaaaagaagtcagagATTTCATTTGacgaaatatcatatgtcgattcggtgtGCCAACggaaatcgtgtgtgataatggccctcaATTTATTGGCGCACAAATCACAGAGTTTTTTCAAAGTTAGCAGATCAAAAGGGTTACatccacaccttatcatccggtgggtaacggacaagctgagtcaacaaataaagtcattatcaacaatttaaagaagtGTTTGGAGGAATCCAAAGGTAATTGGCTAGAATTGCTACCTGGTattttatgggcataccgcacgacAACAAAAACAAGTACGGAGAAATACCATTCTCATTGGTGTATGGAGCTGAAGCCTTAATTTCAGTTGAGATAGGAGAGCCAAGCATGAGGTTTACACAAGCGTCAGAAGAATCCAGTGATGAAGAAATGCGCATAAACCTTGAtctacttgaaggaaaaagggaagttgcattaataagaatggcagcacaaaagcaggtCATGGAACGATACTACAATCGAAAAGCGCGCctaagatacttcaagattggggactttgtGCTCAAAAAAGTTTTTCAATCTACGAAGGTGGCCAATACGGGAAAATTAAGTCAACCAGGGAAGGACTCTACAGGATTCATGGTATCGTATGGAAACGATGGATGacaagatactaccttcacattggaatgccgTTCACCTGAAGAGATATTATTTTTAAGGAATACCCACGGTTAGGTatccatattttaaaattttatttttgaattgttaaaattttactaatgattttagatgataggcaaaagcTAGCCCATACTAAATGATGAATCACGGCCTGCAAGGCACGTGGGATAAATTAAAAATCccggtctagggttacaactattctgatagaaattcagaCAGGTTAAGCAGTCTTTATCTATAATCGCACATCCGAGTCCtgtgtgtttttccttttcaaggaaaggaccaaatgagaggaacaatcaagttctcgagacttcatacttcaaagctcaaacacttgggggactattaATATACATAGACATGTGTATAAAGAAAGCAAAGAAGATTGGAAAATAATCAAAGTTCAAGCCTGAGAAGTTTACTCATTGAATGAGTCAAGTGCAAAGCAAAGTCAtgagctaaggccaaagaaaaaccttatcatagttagggtaaaggcaatgtactgaaacgggttataAGTAAAAACCTtgtgttcattttcttttttgaaatctaTTATAAggaaaacagttacgagaaagttatagaagtaatttaaatacatgtaaagtgttatttaaaacttgacaaagttcaaataaaaacatGTCGAagttattccaaaaaaaaaacatgtgtattcctatttcttttatcgtgtATTAAAACCATTATGAAGTtaagacgtcttcttcattaagcgTTGAATATAAAAAAGctctcttttataaaattcatgattaattcaagtattcatgaagttaaaaaaagcatttttgaaaaataaaatgcaagttattcagtaagtccttaaaaataaaggcaagaataaacaaaacagaagttcGAACAACAACGgaaacttcttaatattaaaaagtaTAGACTCAGTATGAACTTAGTCATGAACCAAAAGTTGTTTATACAAAGCACCCCATGAAAGGTCTGGGGACTTAACATTTTTAACAAACCCTTAAAAAAAGACTAAGGGTTACAACCACATACCACCaaaaaaaacaacaaaggaaGTCAAACATCATAAACTTTTCACTAAGAAGTTGAAGGAACTGAAGCAGGGTCATCAGCAGCAGCAGGCTCAACTTGACTTGAAGGAGTGGGGATACCCGTATCATCTTCAACATTTCCAGAAGCTTCAGCGACGGGAGAAGAAAAATCTTGGTTCTGCTGAGTCTTCTCAATAGTCTTTTTGATCTTAGATAACTCAAATTCCAAGTTGAAATTCTCCTGGCTAACTTTAACAAGAATATCATGGCAAGAATTTAAAAAtgcccaactcacttcaatgaCAGTTTTATCGTTAAGAATCTCATAATATCTTTCTCAGTCAGCAATTTCATTTCTTAGCttctcattttcagccaaggcagatTCATAAGAAGTTTGAAGAGAAGCGTGGGAATTTTCTAAGGAGCAAACTTTATCAGAAGATACCCAAAGGTCTTCTTGAGTTTAAGTCAAAGTCTGCACGAGTTCACCAGCATATGTTTCCTTCTTATCTAAGAGATCCTTCAACTCTCTGATCTTTTTACTTGCCTTGGAGAGTTGCTCAGAAAAAGAGGTTTCGAGACGattcttttctttacctgcttgATTTGATGAAGCCTTTTCAACCGCCAACTCTGAAGTCAAAGCCCTTACCTACTGCTCTAAGGTACATTTACTTTCTTCTAATATTTCCATGTCGATTTGAAGACTTTCAAACTGTTCCTTCCAATTATCCGCCTCCATTTGGTAGTCACGCGCTTATTGCTCTGAGAGGGAAACCCTCTTCATCATCTCTGTGCCAATTAGAATGACCTAAAaaataaggggggggggggggaagatgAGAACACTGAAAATAGAAAAAAGgtaaagtaaagtttgaaaaaaaGGATACCTTTAAGGGAGCATGCACTATATCGTTCATCAAAGTCAAGGAACTGTGGCCATCAAGTTTAGCTCTTTCAACTGGACCAATCAATGGCTTCAACCGCACGTCAGCTCGACCTGATTTCCTCAAAAGGTTGACCTAAGTAGGAACTTCAATAGTAACTTGCCTCATGGCTTCACTTCTACTTGAGGAACCAACCTCAGTGTAATGAACAGTTGAAGGATGAGTAGTCGAAGGAGGAACTGTAGAAGCAGTCAAAACAGCCTGGGGAGGAACAACAACAGCCACGACTGGCAAATGAGGTATCACAGGAACGGGAGTagaaaaagaagcaagagatGCTTCATCAGAAATCGGATCTAAGTTTACACTTCCAAACCCGCGGTTAAAAAATTGCTCAACTGAATCATGAGCATCAGCGGGAACAACATCATTAAGAATCATCACCGGGGCTTCAACATACTTGGTAAGAGGAATAGAACGAGGGGAAAGGCTTCATCATCAGAAATGATTCGTCTACGAGCTCGTGGCCTTTTTACCAAGGAACcccccatcttcttcttcctcagaaTCTTGGCCAACAACAGATTTTCTTTTCGATGAAGAGCCCAAAATTATCTCTTGGGCCCTATCTAAAGAAACTCGAGAAGCTACGACCGCCTTAGCACTAGTACCTCGAACGtcaaatcctgataaaaagaaggattAAAATAAGTTCTGGAGGaagcaataaataaataaaaactcttaccatgagttttcactttccaaccaaaccGTTGGGAGAGAGCTTTCCAAGATCTACCCTCCATTGGGGCTGTATTCAACAATTTTCCTACCCAACCACAGAAATTGGGAATTTCATCAACAATTCCCatggttgctggaaaagaaaaggaaaattaggATAATGAtcatcaaaattgaagaaaaaaagtaCGAGAAAGTTATTAAAAAGAAAGATCacgttcaaaattccacttctcagggaagggaatattttcatcacccactaaaccaatagtgggggcagcaacaaacctgGCGTACCAGCCACGGTCTCTGTCATCTTTTGGACTGACCAGAACTCTTTTGCTCCTTGCTACTAAAGTAAAAACACTTTGGCGAAAGAGTCTGGGAGAGTAAAGGTgaataaaatgggcaaaagtgAAAGGCACACCGACCATTTTAGTCAAATGCCTCAAATAGGCAACAGCCCTCCACACTATGGGGCCAATTTGACCTAAACAGACGTTGAAAAAACGACAGAATTCAAGGATAACAGGGTCAATAGCAGGTTTGAAACCTAATGTGAAAGGGTatatataaacaaaagaaaacccaatTAAATAGGAGGTGATCCTTTGATTCACATTGGGAATTATAATAGGTAAGTCATGACTCCAATGGCAGTCTTTACGAACTAAAGAAATCAAACCTTTAGTGATCTGAGTTGTATAAATATCAGCACGATCCAAAGAGGACACTTGGTTTCTAAGGGATTCTCTATCATTGTAGAAAGATAGTTTCGCAGGAACTATTTCCTCTACTGAAGGTTCACGAAGAGGTTCAGAGGGTTCATTACCTCTAGAAGAAGACCTTTGAGAAAAAGAACCTCTGGTTCTAGAAGAAGGACTGGAACTAGATGAAGGAAGAGAAGAACCACGTATGGATGAAGACCCTAAATTACGTAGTCTACCTCCTCTTCTGCTCCTACTAGGGGAAAGGGGAAAGTTATCAACTATATGGGGACtcttctagggttagggtttgatgaAGACATGATAGTACGAGGAAGAAGCAAACAAGAATTTAAGAATTGAATATTCAGAGAACTTTATGTGAGAAAGACAAAGGTGAAAACTATATTTATAATAAGAAGCAACCGTCAAAGGAAAAGGTGCAATGATGGAAAGGACATAATGAGAACTGTCGCTTCGTAATTGGTGAAGCTGTAAAAGTGTTGCAAAGTCGCAGAACCAATAAAAAGATGTCATGTATAAtaagcattaaatggaagtgacaattgaagcgtcgATTCTAAAATAGCATTAATGGCGACAAATATTCCCGCTTtaaaatccacttcccaaatattcaattgatgaataaatggcaagtggggggactatctatatTGGAAAAATTGAGTTTATATATATTGAAGTGATTGAAAGATGATGTGTCATGACACGAAGGCTGGTCAAAGAATGATGATTAGCAAAAAGGCACGAGtcgcaacagatacgagcagaggcaCAAGCAGAGGTACGAGCAGATATTCAAAAGACTCGATGCTCGTACCtatttaaatccaaaaattaaGGAGAATGATTCCGACAGCACAATAGAGtacagatacagtatttaataagcattaaatactgaaaacgttagagaatctgtattgAATTACAATGATTACCATTGTAACGTAGCATTAAATGGCTTTAATTgttattatgacaaaggcaaaatGTATATCTTAGAAATAACTATAAAAAGGAGAAGActgatcatttgtaaacacaTAATAAAAGATCACTGAAAAGTACTGAATTACTTTGTTTATTTCTGTTCATCTTATTATTATCGAAGccaatttcttttattcattttatatattgattatcagtaacccgagttcttctaaaataaagctttgaccgaaattctactttttggttaaacaccaAGATCAAACATAATCGATTGTGTCTAGCTTAACATTGCTACATTAGTTTGCCCATCTTTTTTTGAAATAAGGAGGAATTCTCATACGTAGCCAAATTGGAAAAATTGATTATGATTGTTAGCCCATAAACTCAATTTacacataataatagaaatatatTACCTTTTATGGACAAATTCTGTTTTACAACTTCTTTGAAATAGggactttctaattaataaaccACACTCCATAAAAAGAGAACTGATAAGTTATGTGCctttgtattttgataatttaacaAACTTCAATGAGAACCAGATAGGAAACCTGATACATAACCTTAAAGTGCTCAGTACAACAAGTCATATATCTGGCATAAGTTCCAATCATATCGGTCAAAAAAACGGCAGAAAGAACAGATGGCTATCAGTTCCTCCGATCACAGTACAAGTTAACTCCTTACAGCTATTAAAGTTTCTAGTTGTTGCCTGCAAACGCAACAATGCAGCATGTTGTGTACCAAATACTTGCTTACATCACCCCAATGACCTCACTTATATATTACCAACATGAGTCAAGGGAAAACACACACTTGCAAAACCTAAATCATTAAGTCTCTTTCAAGTGTGTTGTCGCCTTCATTGACTCCAAGGCTAGAAGAACAAAGTAACTTCAGAGAAAAGGACCAGATCCCAATACCGAGTTCATCGTGCGACCTTAGCATTGTTGtatctttgttattgttattCACTTGTAGTTCCTACtcagcttagttagaagcatctTGTAGGATAtcatttgtaaatcataaactatgtgtttgtgtttggctagagttagtcaaaaTGGTGGCTTTGTAACAGAGTTGTTAAAAAGAGATTTTCAATAGAGTTATTGCAAGTAGgcgagggattaagagtttaattcttaggttacaataggttgaaATCTAAAGTTGCTCGGTTAGTGAAGCTaaaatcctacgagtgtaggtcgtggtttttaataccgtgagctgggagttttccacgtaaaatattgttgtgtcatttacttactgctaTGTGTGTGTGTTCCGTGGGAATTGATAGAGAAATCGATTATTTATTCAGTTTGGTGGATCTCTTAGTTTACATCAATTGGTGTCAGAGCAGGTTCATTCTATAAgcctaacacctagaaaggatccgcATGGCtcctccaccaaattttgaaaaAGGTCAATCAACCTATAGACCATCAAgattcaatggacaatactaCGGCTAGTAGAagacaagaatgcatgattttatcatggttGAAGATTCAGAACTTTAGGATGTCATTTGTAATGGACCCTTCATCCCTATGAAGACCATTGGCAATATAGCAGTGACAGTCCCAAAGACAAGGAAGGAGATATAATGATGCAGACCGCAAAGCTATAGAGAAAAACTTTCGAGCAAAGAAGATCCTTGTCTGTGGTATTGGACTAGACGAGTATAATAGAATATCAGTTTGTCAATCTGCCTAAGAGATTTAGGAAGCTCTCCAAACTGCACATGAAGGAACAACCCAAGTCAAGCAATCAAAGATCGACATGCTCACTACTGAGATGAACTCTTCAAGAGGAAGAATCATGAGTCCATTCAAGACATGCATACTCGATTCACTTCCATCATCAATGAGCTCCATTCTCTAGGAGAGATCATTCCAAGGAACAAATTAGTcaggaaaatactcagtatattaCCTGATTCTTGGGAGAGTAAAGTCATTGTTATCACGGAGGCAAAAGATCTGAAAAAGCTGACGATTGACGAACTCATTAGAAATCTGAAGACCtacaaaatgaagaagaagaagcaccatgaaagaagagaacccaaaaaggagaagaacctggttctcaaGGAAGACAACAGTGACAAGTGGTGATGATGATGCTATGGCCTATTTGACAAGAAAGTTTCAGAAAATGGTTCGCAGAAATGGGGCTATTCCGAAAAAGGACAGTTCTAGCAAACCAAAGGGCTATGATTGTTGTCACAAATGCGCGAAGCCATAACATTTCATAAAATATTGTCCTCTCCACAAGCAAGATCAGTACAAGCACAACACATACAAGACGGCCAAGAGGAACTAGGTTcctaacatgaaatttaagagaAAAGATGTCGCTGTCAATATTGTGAAACAAGCTCTTACTGCATGGGGAGATTCCTCTAATTAATCTGAGGGATATGATGAATAAGGCGACACCTCTATGATGGTCTCGTTGAAAGCAAAGCAGCTGAATATGACCCTATCTTTTCCCTGATGGCAAAATCTGatgaggatgaagatgatgatgatgatgatgatgatgatgatgatgaggtaaactttctagacattcaaagaaatttgaagtaTTACTCTTTAAAGAAACTTGTATCCTTAGCAAATATTCTGATTGATGTTTATCATAACCTTATcaatgataaaaatattttaattgtgAAATTAAGAGAGGTAGAACAGAGAGATGATTTACTAGTAGTAGTTGTTGATTTAAAAGAAACCATTGAGGATTTAAAGAATGAAAAGAATGTTCTAACTGAGAAAATTTAAAAGGtagagcatgagagagatgacttgTTGGTAGTAGTTTTGGATCTAAAGGAAACGAtagaggaattaaaaaggaaaaacagtTCTAGAAACGGTTCAAAAGGTAAGGAATCGGCGAGTAAGGCACACCTTAAACCTGAAAATGAGCTGAAAATGGTAAAATTTAGTTTATctgctgaacttgaaagaaaGAGACAACTTCAGGAGGATCTAAGCAGGGTTAAAATGACCTAGATAAATCCCTAAAGTGGATTTGGTCCTATGATATAATCACCTTCATATATAAAAGTAACGGGGGAACATGCAGGGAATTAGGTTCCAAAAAGAAAAGGATTCTTACAACCCGCATAGCAAATATGTTATTGTCCCTGATAATTGGCTTTGAACCCACCATGGTAACACATGCCATTTTAAAAAACTCATGTAAAGCTAGATTCAGTCCCAACAGAAAGataaagtttttgttgaaaaagtACCTACTGCTAAGGAACTTGGTCCCTACAATAAAAAATgtgtgaggactgtttggacaAGAAGGAGTTTAATTCGCCTTTTTCCttactagtttgggtcccttagTCTAATCTGTGATTCCCTTGTGTAGAGAGTAGTGAAAGGAAGCACCCAAAGatggtatatggatagtggctgctctaaACATATGACTAGAAGTACtaatgatttcctttcactcaaAGCCCTACAAGGTGGGAATGTGTCCTTTGGCAATAGAAAAAAAGGATACATTCTGgaagttggaaaagttgggaaGACACTCACTCACTCAATTGAGAATGTGTATTATGTGAATGGCCTCAAAAATAGCATGctgagtgtctctcaaatctgCGACAAAGGAAATAAAGTGGAGTTCTTATCAAAGTCATGCACTAACACCAATCTTGTGACTGGTGAAGTAGTTTTGATGGCAAAAAGATTCAAAAACATCTACGTAACTGACTTTGAGTCCTTAAATAGTAGGGACCTTACATGTTTGAgtcttgttgatgatgatgctgaactatggcacaAAAGATTAGGACATGCAAGTTTCTCCTTGCTGAACAAGCTAGTTAAGAAGGACCCGTTCCGTGGGCTAACAAAGTCAAGATTCAAGGATCACAAAGTGTGTGATGCATATATGAAAGGAAAGCAAGCCAGGTCCTCCTTCAAGCTAAAAAAGGAAGTAAGCACCTCAAGGCCACTAGATCTTCTCCATATGGATTTACGTGGACCTGTGAGGGTGCCCAGCAGAGGAGAAAAGAAATACATTTTTGTCATTATAGATGACTACTCCAAATTCACATGGACGTTGTTTCTCATAACCAAGGATGAAACGTTTCCAGTCTTTACTGCTTTTGTAAAGCATATTCAAGAAAAAATGAGCCACAATGTTGTAAGCATAAGATCTGATCATGGTACAGAATTTGATAATGCAAAACTTGATGAATTCTATGCTGAAAATGATATAAGTTATAATTTTTCGGCTCCCAgaacaccccaacaaaatggCATTATGAAGAGgaaaataggactcttgaagacatggcaaggACGATGCTAATTGACAGTGGTGTACCAAAGAGCTTTTGGGCTGAGGCGGTGAACATTGCCTGCTATTTGATAAACAGGTGCATGATTAGGTCTCTCTTAAACAAGACCCTATATGAATTGCTAAATAGGATATCACAACCCGAATTttctaccctcgggagtcgtgatggcgcctactaatacgagctaggcaagccaattaattgcacaatttacctttttatccattttatattcattaacaatttcGAAGTAATAGCACTTGAACAGCGGAA is drawn from Nicotiana tabacum cultivar K326 chromosome 22, ASM71507v2, whole genome shotgun sequence and contains these coding sequences:
- the LOC142176288 gene encoding uncharacterized protein LOC142176288; the protein is MNRTAQESTDTVNKALEAFVSQLPVAPPTPTPNNNTLENLRSGLANSGSGGIPSESRDGESGHELLSFLDAYSGYNQIKMDLIDEEKASLALKNLKTYLSNPPLLAKPKVGERLLIYLAVSEVAVSVVLVCEDQDAEMWYPQLEKLALALIMASRKLRPYFQCHLIAVVTVYPLVIYYTSMSCQPRNAIKSQVLADFVADFSQGMQLEAEKELQVFNGSNPGIWTLFTDGSSNVKGADLGIILVPPTGLELARELGINQIVIKSDSQLIVNQVLGTYTAREARM